The sequence CGTAGAGATTGGGGGAATCAACATTGTCACGCACCCGCACGCGCCTGCTGGTTATGTACGGCTACTGTATGCCGCTTTTGAATTAAGGCAAAGCATACGTATCCGCAAAGATCAGCACCTCATGCTGGGGGAGATACGAGCTATAGATGGTGAGAAACCTGAAAATGGTCTTATCGGGAAGTTATATCGCTTTGTGAATATAGACAAAGATGCTCCATGGCTAAACATAAAAAGTCAGGTCGTGGCAACAGAGGAGGAGCGGGCTCGTATTCACATCCCAGAGAACCTGCGCCCTAACCTAGAACAGTTTGGTTTCGTATTTTACCCTCATGGGCATACGTTTTATTTTGAAAGCAATTCTTTCAAAAAGTCGCTGAGCCCTAGGCAAGTTTTCAAGTTACTAGACATACTATTTTCGCATCCAGATATAGTGGCGGAGTTTGGTCCAGTTGATGTGACCATCCTTCCAGACCGTGATCAGCTTGAAAATATCCTCAAGATGCCAACCCTGCGCAAACTCACAATCGTGGTTCAGAAACCTAATGCGGATGAACTAGGAGATGCAGAGAAACGTGTTTTTGACCGAATGAGGAGTCAAAATGCACGTAGGACCACCCTGGAAATCACGGCTGAACTTAGGCAGTCTCTAGAGCTGGATGAAGACATACGTGAACTGGCACGTGTTGCAGCAAGCAACGGGAAAGTTCATGGCTCGGGCTTCGGCATTG is a genomic window of Leeia aquatica containing:
- a CDS encoding DUF4747 family protein; the encoded protein is MARDRTVEIGGINIVTHPHAPAGYVRLLYAAFELRQSIRIRKDQHLMLGEIRAIDGEKPENGLIGKLYRFVNIDKDAPWLNIKSQVVATEEERARIHIPENLRPNLEQFGFVFYPHGHTFYFESNSFKKSLSPRQVFKLLDILFSHPDIVAEFGPVDVTILPDRDQLENILKMPTLRKLTIVVQKPNADELGDAEKRVFDRMRSQNARRTTLEITAELRQSLELDEDIRELARVAASNGKVHGSGFGIGGERLEESTVAKPWLEKISYNPDLQLPDEALIAATERRPGHGD